The region ATCGCAAATGAACATAGTTTTTCGCCGGTCCCAGCGGTCAACATAGGCCCCGGCGATCGGGCCGATCAAAAATACCGGGATCAGGGTAAATGAGAGTATTTTGGCGATCTGCCAGGTTGATCCGGGGACCAGGCCTATCAGGGCCATCTGGCTGAGGCGGTCTCCTAATTGGGAGATGATCTGGCTTAGCCAGAGCAGGGAGAAGTCGCGATTACGTAAAACCTTGGTAAACCTGGACATTGGTTTTAATTAGAATACGGTTTTTTATTAATAAAATACGATGGTTTTCCGCAGCAAGCCATTTTGGGGCCTGCGGAAGGATATATGGCGAAATACAAGCCGGCGGAGGGAATCGAACCCACGACCCACGATTTACGAAACCGTTGCTCTACCAACTGAGCTACGCCGGCATAAATTTTAAAATAAAACTTTTCTAATCATTATATCAACTTTTAAGCAATAGTCAAATTATACCGGTTCAAAACATAAACATTCCGGTATCTTTAATTATTAAAAATACTTGACTTATGTATAGCTACGTAGTATAAATAAAAAAACACCTGAAGATTTTTTCTTAATGCCGAGAAAGGTTGCGTAAATGCCGCACGCGAATTTCCAGAATGACGATCTCTCCGAGAAAGAACGACGCAATATAGACATACTTGAACTCCTGCGAAAACGCGGCCCGATAAGCCGTCCCGATATCTCCAAAGAAATAGGGATCAATGTGGTCACTATCTCGAATTACATCGACGATTTCATAAAGCATAATCTGGTTTATGAAAAGGAGCTTGATGTTTCCGAGGGCGGCAGGAGGCCTGTGCTTTTGGATTTGAATTCCCAGGGCGGTTATATAGTCGGTGTGGGGCTGAACCTGATGAATATGGTGGGGCTGCTGGTGGATTTAAAAGGCAATATCATCACTAAGACGCAGATCGCCCGGCCGCAGAAACTGTCGGTAAAGGATATCACCGAATGCCTCCTGGAGATCATCCGCGAGATATTCCGCAGGTCTAAGGATTACTCCGCTAACATAAAGGGCATCGGCGTAGGCATAGCCGGCCTGGTCAGCAAGCAGGATGGTTCTATACACTGGCCGCAAAAAATGGACCATTACTATACTTACGCCTCGGTAGACCTGCCGCTCAAGAACCTCATCGAACGCGAATTCAATTTGCCTACCTTGATTGAGAATGACGCTACCAGCGCCTGTTTCGGTGAATATTGGCTGGGCCTGGAGACCGGTATAAAAAACATGATCTATATGTTTTCCGGCGTAGGCTGCGGCTTGTTGATGAACGGCCAGATATACCGGGGGACCCAGGGGTACGCCGGAGAGGTCGCGGTTTATAATTACAAAGAACAGGACCTCTTCAATTGCCAGGCGGGAAATGATTGTTTTCTAAAGCGCTGGGAAATGGACCTGGGAATAGTAGAAGACGTCAAAGCCGCGCTGGCTAAAGACCCGGAAGCCGCTTCCCGTTTTTTTAAATTGACTTCCGCTAATATCGATAATATAGACCTGAAAAGCGTTTTTATCGGCGCCCGGACCAATGATCCGATCATCCTCGCGGCTTTAGAGAAAGCAGCTAAGCGCCTGGGAATAAAGATAGCTTCCCTGGTTAATTTCCTGAACCCCGAAATGGTGGTTCTTGGGGGCGGGCTGGAAGAAGCGGGGGACGCTTTCTTGAATAAAGTTTCCTCGACTGTAAGGGAGTGGGCTTTCAGGGAAGTCACTTCGGACCTTAAGATCGTTTACTCGCAGCTGCGCGAAAACGCCGTTTCGTTGGGCGCTGCGAGTTTAGTGATGCAGCGGCTTTTCGCCCAGGTATGGTAAAAAGGAGTTATTGATGACAGATAGGAAAGTAATAGTCATTATCGGCCTCTTAATTATAATCGCGGTGATCGCGATGTTCGCTTACGGTAAGGTCAATCAGGTGAGCGTGCTGCAGAGCGATAAGGCCGGCCTGGAAGAGGAAAAAAAGACCCTGGGCGTGAAACTGGAAAGCCTTACCCAGGAGAACCGGGCCTTTAAAGATAAGATCATTTCTTTCAACGAGCGCCTGGAAAAACTGGGCACGGAAAAAGGCGAGATACATAAAAGATTTGAATTGGCGGTAAAAGAGAAAGAAGAGCTGAAGAATGAGATACGGAAACTGAATAGGGATATCGCCGCGGAGAAAGAAAGATCGGCGATAATCAAATCCGCTCCCCGCAGCTCGGATGCGGCTTCTGAAAAGGGGCCGGGCGAATTGGAGGGCGATACCTACTGGGCGGGGATATTGAAGAATAAGGCTGAATTGGAATTAGAGATAGAGACCCTGCGTGACGATCTGGATGCCTTAAAAGAAACTAACGCGAAATTAACGCGGGCTAAGAATGATCTTATCCTGGAGTTGAAGAGCCAAAACCGCGGCACACTCGATTCCGAGCGCCAGCTTATGTATAATAATAAGGTAATAGACAGCCTGACCCAGGAGCTTTTCCGCGAGAAATCCGATAAATTGATCATTCAGGCTAACCTTAATTCGCTGGAAGCGGATAACGCTTTGCTGAAAGACCAGTTGAATGGCCTGGATGCACGTAAAGCCGAACTGGAAAATAAATTCGCGGAATTGCAGGCAAAAAATAAGCTTATGGAGAATGATCTTACCCGGATGGAGGTGTTCATCCGCCAGAAGGTAATGCAGATGGATAATCTTAAAGAGGAATTGGGCAATTTGCATCAGCCGAAGATTGTTCCGTTTGTAAGCCCGGAACCGGCACGGGCAGTTTCATCGCAAAAAGCGGCCGCGGAATCGAGGAAAGAGGCTGTGCAGCTTCAGCCTATAGTAGTGCGCCCCCAGGACGCGGGTAAAGGCAGATCAGCGCCGGTTGCGGTCCAGGCCAATAAGGCCGAGGTATTGGCGGTAAACCCGGAAAACAACTTTGTGATCATTAATACCGGTGAGGCCGCCGGGGTAAAGGTAGGGGATAGATTCCGTGTTCATAATAAGAAAAGGCAAACTATAAGCGATATTGAGGTCATCCAGGTCCGTAAGAATATCGCGGCCTGCGATATAAAGAACCAGAATTATACTATTGAAGTAGGCGACGAGGTCAAATAGCTTTATAGGCCGGCAGTCGACCTGTTATCCGGAATAATAAATAGTGCGCACAAAGAAAACATCCTCTAAAACTATTTCCATCAAGGACGTTGCCAGGCTGGCTAAGGTTTCTATCAGCACTGTTTCCCGGGTCATAAATAAGAGCCCTTCGGTCAAGGCAGCCAGTAAGGCCCGGGTCATCCAAGTGGTAAAAGATCTGCATTTCCAGCCCTCTGTTTCCGCACAGCGCCTGGCTACCGGTAAAAGCAACGTGGTCGCTCTGGTCATTCCCCGGTACGAAGGCATATTTTATTCTTTCTACGCGCTGGAATTGATCCGGGGCATAGGCACATTGGCCTCGGCATTGAAGCTGGACCTGCTTCTGCATCTTACTGAAAGCAATTCAACGCTGAACCTTAAAGGCGTCGGCGGAGTGATCTTTGCGGATATTATCGCCAACCGCCTGCAGTTGGAGGATGCTTTGAGTTGCGGCATCCCCGCGGTATTGATCAATAATTACGCCGAAGACCTGAACGTCACCTGCCTGGCTATCGATAATAAGAAAGGCGCGGAGGAAGCGGTGAATTACCTTATCGGGCTCGGCCATAAAAAGATCGCCCATATTACCGGCGATATCGTTACCCAGGCCGCCAGCCATCGTTTGCTCGGATATAAGGCGGCGATGGATGAGAACAAGATCGCCTTCAGGCCGGATTATGTGATCAATACGGATTATTCCCGCGGCCAGGCCAGGGGCGCCGCTGAAAAACTGCTTGATCTGCCGGATCGGCCTACCGCCGTATTTGTGGCTTCCGACTCTATGGCGCTGGAGGTTATTGCGGTGGCCAGGGAGCGCGGGATCCGGATCCCCCAGGATCTGTCGGTGGTCGGTTTTGACGATAACCCTTCCGGGCTTTACGGCCCGGTGGCGTTGACCACGGTAAGGCAGCCTTTGGTAAAAATGGCGCAGGATTCGGTAAAAGAATTGAATATCCTGATGGCGGACAAGAACGCCGGCAAGAAAACTCAGGCTAAAAAGATCTTCCTCCCCGCTGAATTAGTGATCAGGGAGTCTTGCCAGCAGATATAGCCAGTCGCAGTTCGATCTTTCGTAATGGCCGGAAGGAATAAAATACAACAAGTTGTATTGTTGTAGATTAAAAATACAATATGTTGTATTTTTTTATTGACATGTTATTTTGGCGGTGATATACTCACAAGATGTCAGCGGTATTTTTGTCAGATCAGGTTCAACGGTTTTATTATAGGAGGAGAAAATGTCGTTAGCGCTTTCCCAGAATGCCCTCAGGGTGCTGGAGAGAAGGTACCTTAAGAGGGACAAGTCCGGCAAGGTCATTGAGACCCCGGAGGAGATGTTTCACCGGGTCGCCAGGGCTATCGCCGAAGCCGAGCTGAAGTATAACAAAACGGAAAAAGATGTGGCCCGGATGGAAGATGAATTTTACCGGGTGATGACCTCGTTGGAATTTGTCCCTAATTCCCCCTGCCTGATGAACGCCGGACGGGACCTGGGGCAGTTAAGCGCCTGTTTTACCCTGCCGATAGAAGATTCCATGGATTCGATATTCGAAACGCTAAAAGCGACCGCGATGATCCATAAGTCGGGTGGCGGCACCGGTTTTTCTTTCTCACGCCTGCGTTCCAAGAATTCCGTGGTCAAGACCACCGGCGGCGTAGCTTCCGGCCCGGTTTCTTTTATGCGGGTCTATGACGCGGCCACAGAGGCGGTAAAACAGGGCGGGACCCGGCGCGGCGCGAATATGGGCATCCTGGGAGTGGATCATCCCGACATCCTGGAATTCATCACCTGCAAGGAAAACAACAAGGAGATAGTCAATTTCAATATCTCGGTAGCTATTACCGACGAATTTATGGAGAAATTGAAGACCGGCCAGAAGTATAATCTTATAGACCCTCATACCAAGCAGGTCTATAAGGAGATCAATCCCAAAGAGGTGTTCGACCTGGTGGTGAAACAGGCGCACAAGAACGGCGAGCCGGGGATTATTTACATTGACAAAATAAACATCGAAAATCCTACTCCGCACTTAGGCAAGATGGAGAGCACTAATCCGTGCGGGGAGCAGCCGCTTCTGCCTTATGAAAGCTGCGACCTGGGCTCGATAAACCTGGCGGTGTTATATAAACAGTCGGGTTCCCGCTGTGTAGTCGATTGGGACGAGATCAAAAAAGTGGTCAGGTTGGGCGTGCATTTTCTGGATAATCTGATCGACGTTAATAAGTTCCCTTTGCCGGAGATTGAGAAAGCGACTACCTCTACCCGCAAGATCGGGCTGGGCGTGATGGGTTGGGCAAGCCTCCTGATAAAACTGGGCATACCTTATAACAGCCAGGAAGCGGTGGATCTGGCGGAAAAGGTAATGTCGTTCATATTAGACGAAGGCTTGAAGAAATCGCAGGAGCTGGCGAGGGAAAAAGGGACTTTTCCGACTTACAAGGGTTCGACCTGGGATAAGAAGAATATCCTTATGCGCAACGCCACCCTGACTACGATAGCCCCTACCGGCACGATCAGCATTATCGCCGGTCCGTGTTCTTCGGGCATAGAGCCGTTATTCGCGATAGTATATTACCGCAATGTAATGGATAACGATAAGTTGGTGGAAGTTGACCCGTTGTTCGAGAAGATCGCCAAGGAGCGCGGATTCTACAGCCGGGAATTAATGGAGAAGATCGCCGAAAGCAGTTCATTGAAGGATATCGAGGGTATTCCGGAGGACGTAAAGAGGATTTTTGTCACTGCCCATGATATCTCTCCGGAGTGGCACGTGAAGATGCAGGCGGCTTTCCAGAAATACGTGCACAACGCGGTTTCCAAGACGATAAACTTTCCGCATGAGGCTATTTCCGAAGATGTGCGCAAGGCGTACCTCCTGGCGTATGAGTTGGGGTGCAAAGGCATAACGGTTTACCGCGACCGCAGCCGCGAAGAGCAGGTGTTGAATATAAACCATAAGACAGAGGCTCCGCAGTCGCAGGAGTCGAAAAGCGAACCGGGAAAGATCACGCCCAGGCCAAGGCCTGAGGTTATCTTTGGGACCACTACCAAGGTCTCGACCGGCTGCGGCAACCTTTACGTCACTATTAATATCGACGAAGAAGGCAAGCCTTTTGAACTTTTTACCCAGATGGGAAAGGCCGGCGGATGCGCCGGCAGCCAGCTTGAGGCATTGGGCCGCATGGTATCTCTGGGCTTCCGCGCGGGGGTGGAAGTTAAATCTATTATGGAGCAACTGCGCAATATACGCTGCCCTTCCCCTTCCTGGGAAAAAGGCCAGAGGATATTCTCTTGCGCTGACGCGATCGCCCGGGTCATAGAAAAAAGGCTTGTAAGTACCCAGGCGCATAAGTCCGCGCTGGAGACAGCTCCGATAGCCATGAAACATTCTCATCATGACGACAACGGGCTGGAAGATAACGCTCAGGGAGAGATCGTGGGGATGTGCCCTGACTGCGGCGGCACGCTGCGGCATGAAGAAGGCTGTATAAAATGCCATAGCTGCGGTTTTTCCAAGTGCTAAACTGATTTAACAAATACATAGTCCCTTGTCCGGCTTCTGCCGGGCAAGGGACTGCTTATTTTATACCCTAAAAGTATTGTTCACCCGGGTATTAATTTACGATAAACACCGGCTTTTAGGCCGGGGCGGGATAAATCTATGCGGAATATAATTTACATGATATTGGACGGATTGGCGGACCTGCCGGTCAAAGAGCTCGGGCAGAAAACCCCTTTAGAGGCGGCGTATACGCCTAATCTGGACCGATTGGCCCAGATGGGCGTCACCGGATCGGTTGATCCGGTTAAGGAAGGGATATTCCCGGAATCCGATCTGGCGGTAATAAGCCTTTTAGGCTACGATGTCGGTAAATATTACACCGGACGCGGTCCTCTGGAGGCGTTTGCCTGCGGCATAAGCATCGAAGACGGCAATCTCGCTTTGAGGGTTAATTTCGCCAGCGCGGATGATGATGGACGGATTATAATGGACCGGCGCTGCGCCAAAAGCCTTTCATTTGAAGAGGCGTCGTTTTTGGCCGGCCAGATCAATTCCCGGGTGACTTTATCCGGCGCGACGTTTGAATTCAAGAATACTGTCGGCCACCGCGGGGTGCTGGTCATCCGGGGGATACGCTCTAAATTATCCGGATGGATAACTAACACTGACCCGGCATATGACCGCAGGGGGATATTGGGCGCTCCTTGCAAGGAATTTTCCAATAAGCTTTTGGATTGCCAGCCGATGCCCGGCTACGAGGATATGCCTCAGGCGGTCGAGGCCGCGAACCTGGTGAATGAATTCACCCGGAAATCCCATCAGGTGCTTAATGAATGCGGCGTTAACAAGAAGAGGCTGAGCGAGAACAAACTTCCGGCTAACCTGATCTTATCGCGTTATGCCGGGGACAGGCTGCCGGGTTTTGCGCCGATCGGCGAGCTTTATAAAGATATTAAATTCGGTTGTTTCGTGGAAATGCCGGTGGAAAGAGGGATCGCGCTTTTGACCGGAATGGATATTATAGCCGTGCCTTCATCGAGCGGGCATATGGACGTGGATTATCCGGTATGGGCCAAGGTGGCTTTAGACGCAATGAACGGTTATAACGGGGTATATATACATATCAAAGGCCCTGATGAGGCCGGCCACGATAAAGACCATTTAAAGAAAAAAGCGGTTATCGAGGCGATAGATAAATTTCTTTTCGGCAATATTATCCCTAACATCGATCTTAAAAAGACGATAGTTTGTGTCACCTCGGACCATATCACTGATTCTGTCCTGGGCCGGCATTCTTTTGGATGCGTTCCTCTGCTTATTTCCGGAGGCAAGATCAAGCCTGACGGGACATTGAGCTTCTCTGAAAAGGCGGCTAAGCTTGGCTCGTTGGGGTTGCTCAAGGGTCAGGATATTCTTGCCTTGCTTGTGAAAACCGCTCAAGGGTAGTATAATACTCGCATTATAAATCAAATAGGTATAGATGGAGTTAAAGGCACGGGGAACAGGTTCTTTATTCCTATGTCTTTAATTATGCCTCAAAATCCGGCAAGCATGAATAATTACGATGTCATAGTGATCGGCGCAGGGCACGCGGGCATAGAAGCCGCGTTAGCCGGCGCCAGGCTTGGTTGTAAGACGCTGATGGTCACTTTACGCGCTGATACCATCGGGCATATGAGCTGTAACCCGGCAATAGGCGGGGTGGGGAAAGGACAGTTGGTCAAAGAGATCGACGCCTTGGGCGGGGAAATGGGACTGGCCGCTGATGCCTGCGCCATGCAATTGCGTATCCTTAACGCCTCTAAAGGGGCGGCAGTCCAGTCATCCCGCGCCCAGATAGACCGTAAGCTTTATAAAGAATATATGATCCGGGCGGTCAGCGGTCAGGACGGCCTTTTTATTAAGGAGACTGAGGTATCCGGGTTAATCATCGAGGGCGGCATGGTAAAAGGGGTGATCACGGATAAAGACGAGCGGATAAGCGCGGAATGCGTGGTTATCGCCTCAGGGACGTTCCTCGACGGATTGATTCACGTAGGGCTTAACCATTATCCCGGTGGCAGGATAAATGAGCCTGCCTCAGTCAAGCTCTCCGCCCGCCTTAAAGCAGAAGGCCTCAAACTTTTGCGTTTCAAGACCGGGACCTGCCCCCGGTTGGATAAAAAGAGCATTGATTATTCCAGGCTGATCGTGCAGGAAGGCGATAAGCCGCCCAAGCCGTTTTCTTTCTCTACCCCGCGAATAAGACAGGAACAAGTCCCCTGCCATATCACTTATACCAATCCCGGGACGCATCAGATCATCCGGGATAATCTGGATAAATCCCCGCTTTACGCCGGGATAATAAAGTCCACCGGCGTGCGCTATTGCCCGTCTATTGAGGATAAAATAGTCAAGTTCAGCGATAGACAAAGACACCAGGTATTCCTTGAGCCGGAAGGTTATGATACTGATCAGGTCTATCCTAATGGCCTGTCTACCAGTCTTCCGGAAGATATTCAGCTTAAAATGGTGCGTTCGATCGAAGGGTTAGAACAGGCGCGTATACTTCAGTTTGGCTATGGGATAGAGCATACGGTAGTTGAACCTACCCAGCTTTTTCCGACATTGGAAACTAAAGCTCTCGGCAATCTTTACCTGGCCGGGCAGATAAACGGGACCACCGGTTATGAAGAGGCCGCTGCCCAGGGGTTGGTCGCCGGGATCAACGCCGCTTTACGCTGCCAGAAAAGGGACCCTTTTGTACTTGACCGCGCCTCCAGTTATATAGGCGTGTTGATCGACGATCTTACTACAAAAGGGACTAATGAGCCGTACCGGATGTTCACTTCCCGGGTAGAATACCGGTTGATCCTGCGCGAGGACAACGCGGACCTTAGGCTGACTCTTTTAGGCTATGATATCGGGCTGGTAAAACATGATAAAGCCGCCCAGGTGAAGAAAAAACAGGAATTGATCGCGCAAGGCTTCGCCTATCTGAAAAAGACATCCTTAAAACCGTCGGCGAAACTTGATCTTCAACTGTCCGGAATGGATACTGCGGGATTAAAGAAAAAGACTGCTCTTGAGGATATCCTTAAGCGTCCGCAGATAGATTTTGCGAAATTGCGTTCGTTGGACGGGGTGAATATACAGCTCCCAGAATTAGTTTCCCAACAACTGGAAATCGAGGTAAAATATAAAGGATTTATCCAGCGTCAATGCAATGAAGTGGAACGTTTCCGCAATCTGGAGAAGATAAGAATACCGGCGGGTATGGATTTCTCGCAGGTTAAAAGCCTTTCCCGGGAGATAAGGGAGAAGCTTGCCAAATTCATGCCGATCAACCTGGGGCAGGCGGCGCGGATATCCGGGATCACGCCGGCGGCGATCTCAATGCTAATGGTTTTTTTAAGGAAAAATAATGCCGAGCACAGCAGAGATAAATTATCGCAGGCTTAAAAAGTTATGCCTGGATTCCGGGGCAGGCCTGTTCGGCGTAGCGGACATATCCGGGATAAAAAAAGATTTCCTTCTTTCCCCGGGAATACTTCCTAAATGCGCCAGCGCGGTCGTTTTAGGCGCCGGGCTTTGCCGCGGGGTATTGGAAGATATAAACGGCGCTCCTACCAGGCTTTATTTCCACCATTATAAAATAGTTAATTCGTTTCTGGACATGACCGCTTTTAAGCTCGCCGGTTTTATCCAGAAGCAGGGTTATTTCAGTCTTCCCATACCCGCCACTCAAATCGTCGACTGGAAAAAACAATCGGCGCATTTGTCGCATAAGAAAATCGGATACCTCGCCGGTATAGGTTGGATCGGCAGGAATAACCTGCTGGTAAATAAAGAGCTCGGGGCCGCGTTCAGGCTTACCTGCGTGCTTACCGATATGCCCGTCAAAAGAGATAAACCTTCAAAAGAAAACTGCGCGTCATGCCGGAGCTGCGTTAATGTCTGCCCGGGCAAGGCCATCGGAGAAAGACCCGAGGATTTCGACCATATGAAATGTTTTGAACAGATGAAGATATTCCAGGGCCCGCGTCAGGTCGAGCAGTATGTTTGCGGGGTCTGTATAAAGGTCTGCGGGAGAAAAAATGAGGGGTAAGTTTTTTGCGTTTGTTTTTTTAACCTTCTTCACGCTCATAACATTTGGGGCGTATGCCGCTGATGACGAAATTCTGATAGAGGGGCCGGAGAAGATGGCGAAGTTCGCCGAGCCCTGGGTGGAAAAATTCCGGCAGGATGAGCCCGGGGTTGCCATACGCTTCGCTGTGTGTACGGCGAGAGAAGGTTTTACTGACCTGTCCCTCGGGGAATGCGATATTGTTATAAACGTGTCCCGGCCCCAAGATATCTTTAGATGGGAAGAGAGTAAGGTAAATAAAACCGTGGTGGCCGCGGAAGGGGTTGTTTTTGTGGTAAATCCGCAGAATCCGGTTGATAAGCTTACTATGAGCGAACTCGCAGATATCCTGTCAGGGGAGACGATAAATTGGGAGGATGTGGGCGGAGCATTCGGAGAGATAACCGTGTATGGGCCTCCGGCTAATTCCTGGGTAAATGATTTTGTTGAAGAAAGCATTTTGAGCGTTTTTTCGCCTTCCGGCAAGAAAAATATCGCTTACCGGGTGAATGATTTTCTTTCGAATGCCGAGATACGCCAACAGGTGGCCGTACAGCCGTTAGCCTTGGGTTATTATCCCGGGACCTATGTCCCCGCCGGACTGAAGATGTTATCCGTAGCGAGCCCCACTTCCGGAGAATACTTTACCCCGGTCAAAGATAAGATGCTTGATGCGCGTTATCCTGTTCAGCGCCCTGTTTTTTTCTGGACCAGCGGGTCAAATCCCGCGGTCAGGATGTTCATCGAACGCGTTCTTTCCAGGGATTATCAGGAGATGCTTTCTGCCTATGGGTTTTATCCGGCGGCGGCGAATGACAAAAGCGAGTGATCCATTAAAACAGAGGGGTTAATATGATCAATGAAAGCCTTAAGAATTTGTTTTCAAACATCGAAAAGGTGATCATCGGAAAATCCGAGACCATACGCTTATTGATAATCGGGATGCTGACCAACGGACATATCCTGATCGAGGATGTCCCGGGCCTGGGCAAGACCATGCTGTCATTGGCTTTGGCCAAATCCATCGGCGGAGATTTCAAGAGGATCCAATTCACCCCGGACCTTCTGCCTTCGGATGTAACGGGGGGTTCGATCTACAACCCCAAGACCGGCGAGTTTGATTTCCGCAAGGGCCCGGTCTTCACCAATAT is a window of Candidatus Omnitrophota bacterium DNA encoding:
- a CDS encoding ROK family protein, whose product is MPHANFQNDDLSEKERRNIDILELLRKRGPISRPDISKEIGINVVTISNYIDDFIKHNLVYEKELDVSEGGRRPVLLDLNSQGGYIVGVGLNLMNMVGLLVDLKGNIITKTQIARPQKLSVKDITECLLEIIREIFRRSKDYSANIKGIGVGIAGLVSKQDGSIHWPQKMDHYYTYASVDLPLKNLIEREFNLPTLIENDATSACFGEYWLGLETGIKNMIYMFSGVGCGLLMNGQIYRGTQGYAGEVAVYNYKEQDLFNCQAGNDCFLKRWEMDLGIVEDVKAALAKDPEAASRFFKLTSANIDNIDLKSVFIGARTNDPIILAALEKAAKRLGIKIASLVNFLNPEMVVLGGGLEEAGDAFLNKVSSTVREWAFREVTSDLKIVYSQLRENAVSLGAASLVMQRLFAQVW
- a CDS encoding LacI family transcriptional regulator, whose product is MRTKKTSSKTISIKDVARLAKVSISTVSRVINKSPSVKAASKARVIQVVKDLHFQPSVSAQRLATGKSNVVALVIPRYEGIFYSFYALELIRGIGTLASALKLDLLLHLTESNSTLNLKGVGGVIFADIIANRLQLEDALSCGIPAVLINNYAEDLNVTCLAIDNKKGAEEAVNYLIGLGHKKIAHITGDIVTQAASHRLLGYKAAMDENKIAFRPDYVINTDYSRGQARGAAEKLLDLPDRPTAVFVASDSMALEVIAVARERGIRIPQDLSVVGFDDNPSGLYGPVALTTVRQPLVKMAQDSVKELNILMADKNAGKKTQAKKIFLPAELVIRESCQQI
- a CDS encoding vitamin B12-dependent ribonucleotide reductase translates to MSLALSQNALRVLERRYLKRDKSGKVIETPEEMFHRVARAIAEAELKYNKTEKDVARMEDEFYRVMTSLEFVPNSPCLMNAGRDLGQLSACFTLPIEDSMDSIFETLKATAMIHKSGGGTGFSFSRLRSKNSVVKTTGGVASGPVSFMRVYDAATEAVKQGGTRRGANMGILGVDHPDILEFITCKENNKEIVNFNISVAITDEFMEKLKTGQKYNLIDPHTKQVYKEINPKEVFDLVVKQAHKNGEPGIIYIDKINIENPTPHLGKMESTNPCGEQPLLPYESCDLGSINLAVLYKQSGSRCVVDWDEIKKVVRLGVHFLDNLIDVNKFPLPEIEKATTSTRKIGLGVMGWASLLIKLGIPYNSQEAVDLAEKVMSFILDEGLKKSQELAREKGTFPTYKGSTWDKKNILMRNATLTTIAPTGTISIIAGPCSSGIEPLFAIVYYRNVMDNDKLVEVDPLFEKIAKERGFYSRELMEKIAESSSLKDIEGIPEDVKRIFVTAHDISPEWHVKMQAAFQKYVHNAVSKTINFPHEAISEDVRKAYLLAYELGCKGITVYRDRSREEQVLNINHKTEAPQSQESKSEPGKITPRPRPEVIFGTTTKVSTGCGNLYVTINIDEEGKPFELFTQMGKAGGCAGSQLEALGRMVSLGFRAGVEVKSIMEQLRNIRCPSPSWEKGQRIFSCADAIARVIEKRLVSTQAHKSALETAPIAMKHSHHDDNGLEDNAQGEIVGMCPDCGGTLRHEEGCIKCHSCGFSKC
- a CDS encoding alkaline phosphatase family protein, whose amino-acid sequence is MRNIIYMILDGLADLPVKELGQKTPLEAAYTPNLDRLAQMGVTGSVDPVKEGIFPESDLAVISLLGYDVGKYYTGRGPLEAFACGISIEDGNLALRVNFASADDDGRIIMDRRCAKSLSFEEASFLAGQINSRVTLSGATFEFKNTVGHRGVLVIRGIRSKLSGWITNTDPAYDRRGILGAPCKEFSNKLLDCQPMPGYEDMPQAVEAANLVNEFTRKSHQVLNECGVNKKRLSENKLPANLILSRYAGDRLPGFAPIGELYKDIKFGCFVEMPVERGIALLTGMDIIAVPSSSGHMDVDYPVWAKVALDAMNGYNGVYIHIKGPDEAGHDKDHLKKKAVIEAIDKFLFGNIIPNIDLKKTIVCVTSDHITDSVLGRHSFGCVPLLISGGKIKPDGTLSFSEKAAKLGSLGLLKGQDILALLVKTAQG
- the mnmG gene encoding tRNA uridine-5-carboxymethylaminomethyl(34) synthesis enzyme MnmG, producing MNNYDVIVIGAGHAGIEAALAGARLGCKTLMVTLRADTIGHMSCNPAIGGVGKGQLVKEIDALGGEMGLAADACAMQLRILNASKGAAVQSSRAQIDRKLYKEYMIRAVSGQDGLFIKETEVSGLIIEGGMVKGVITDKDERISAECVVIASGTFLDGLIHVGLNHYPGGRINEPASVKLSARLKAEGLKLLRFKTGTCPRLDKKSIDYSRLIVQEGDKPPKPFSFSTPRIRQEQVPCHITYTNPGTHQIIRDNLDKSPLYAGIIKSTGVRYCPSIEDKIVKFSDRQRHQVFLEPEGYDTDQVYPNGLSTSLPEDIQLKMVRSIEGLEQARILQFGYGIEHTVVEPTQLFPTLETKALGNLYLAGQINGTTGYEEAAAQGLVAGINAALRCQKRDPFVLDRASSYIGVLIDDLTTKGTNEPYRMFTSRVEYRLILREDNADLRLTLLGYDIGLVKHDKAAQVKKKQELIAQGFAYLKKTSLKPSAKLDLQLSGMDTAGLKKKTALEDILKRPQIDFAKLRSLDGVNIQLPELVSQQLEIEVKYKGFIQRQCNEVERFRNLEKIRIPAGMDFSQVKSLSREIREKLAKFMPINLGQAARISGITPAAISMLMVFLRKNNAEHSRDKLSQA
- a CDS encoding substrate-binding domain-containing protein is translated as MAKFAEPWVEKFRQDEPGVAIRFAVCTAREGFTDLSLGECDIVINVSRPQDIFRWEESKVNKTVVAAEGVVFVVNPQNPVDKLTMSELADILSGETINWEDVGGAFGEITVYGPPANSWVNDFVEESILSVFSPSGKKNIAYRVNDFLSNAEIRQQVAVQPLALGYYPGTYVPAGLKMLSVASPTSGEYFTPVKDKMLDARYPVQRPVFFWTSGSNPAVRMFIERVLSRDYQEMLSAYGFYPAAANDKSE